The genomic region TTTCTTCTACTCTTTCCAACTCTAACTCGGTTACAGCAGTGGTTACCGATGCTCCATTTTTCGTCTCAAGAACCTCTCCTGGTGGCCTTGACATGTGTGCTGATGATGGAATTGGAGACCTCTTCACGAATTTGGATGGTGGACGCGTTAACTTGAAGTCTGTTACTGATGGATTAGCCTGTATTCGCTGCTCTTGTGTATCAACCTTTCGTCTGTCCTGCTTAACTTCTGCATAGTTAAAATCATTTTACTAAGAAACAATATGTGAATGAACAAACTAGAACAAACTAGCCACCATAAATGACTTCAACTCTCCATTTTCTGGCTGACATAGTGCGCAACTGAGAGCAGTGCATGTTCAATTACAAATGTGGTATCGGAAATGGAACATGGTATTCATCTACATTACCTCTTTGCTTTGTTGATCCACCCTGAAGAACCCTAAGAATTGACTCAGCAGAGGGCGGCTTCTCTTCAGATGCATCAGACTTTATCTTCTTAGTGTCCACAGACTCGACTTCCTTGGATATCGAAGACTGTATCCTTCTGAACAGAGAAATGATTTCTTCCTGGTTAGATGACTTGGACTTCCTCCCACCTCGAGGTTTCTTAGCTTCATCATTCTTTGCTGTTCTTCCTGAACCTGTACTTCTCCTGGAAGACTGACCTCTTCTGTTTCCTTCATCAGACCCATTGCAGCTCACAATTAGCTTCTGCCCCTTCCTCTCAAACGGTAAAGCCACATCTGCAATGTCTGCCAAATTCAACAAGCTGCATCAAAAAATTGACCCCTCAGTTCCTAACCAGCAACAACAAACTTCATTTCTGATACAAAATGTCCAATTATTCATTCCAAGCTACCAAAACAGGAATCAAAATCCAATCTATCTACACAAAAACTGAACACTAGTCTATGACCATATGAAAGACAGCTTAAACACTTTGAACAGTTTTGAATCTAATCTCCAACTGATATCAAACCCAATTCTAACAAGAACCTTCCAAGAAAGTGAAGAAAGCATTACCTTTGAGAGAGAAAATGGGTTTTCCATACTTGGGTTGCTTGCTGAAAGATGAGAATGTGGGGAAATGCAGCACAGAGTGATACTGATATACAATTCCACCCATATTTTTCTTCCTGAAAATTTTGGTCTGAGCGAAAAAAAATGAA from Fragaria vesca subsp. vesca linkage group LG3, FraVesHawaii_1.0, whole genome shotgun sequence harbors:
- the LOC101302333 gene encoding uncharacterized protein LOC101302333 — translated: MGGIVYQYHSVLHFPTFSSFSKQPKYGKPIFSLKDIADVALPFERKGQKLIVSCNGSDEGNRRGQSSRRSTGSGRTAKNDEAKKPRGGRKSKSSNQEEIISLFRRIQSSISKEVESVDTKKIKSDASEEKPPSAESILRVLQGGSTKQREVKQDRRKVDTQEQRIQANPSVTDFKLTRPPSKFVKRSPIPSSAHMSRPPGEVLETKNGASVTTAVTELELERVEEMKLPELKELAKSRGMRGYSKLKKKELVELLKS